A portion of the Syntrophus gentianae genome contains these proteins:
- a CDS encoding Coenzyme F420 hydrogenase/dehydrogenase, beta subunit C-terminal domain, which translates to MAKLCSHDECTGCLACVNVRCASLLCETDQEGFIRPVVQESCTNCGRCSKVCPKLVVKRASNDYKARYYACAAKDQDVLMRSSSGGLFSLLARQVLKKKGIVYGAAFNENMHLEHIAVDTEDKLPLLCGSKYLQSDIDGCYFQIQKLLQEGRTVLFCGLPCQVDGLNCYLETDNFERLITVDILCKGVPSPGVFSAFIAQQEKNVGRKIVNVTFRDKSSGWGNAIMGIYLSNGIVIKHPLTQTTFGAAFSTNLIMRKSCYQCSYRSMHRVGDITLGDFWGIGKDSNLYEAREKGVSFLSINTSKGEERFSEIGASINYESADISNAISNNSALRTSYYSNKKREDFFNKFTINPQKALAHYTVAHRMLVFLRNSLKGFNRV; encoded by the coding sequence TGATGAGTGTACGGGGTGCCTTGCCTGCGTAAACGTTAGGTGTGCTTCTTTGTTATGTGAGACGGACCAGGAAGGTTTTATCCGACCTGTTGTCCAAGAAAGTTGCACCAATTGTGGACGTTGCTCCAAGGTATGCCCAAAGCTTGTGGTGAAAAGGGCTTCCAATGATTATAAAGCCCGATACTATGCCTGTGCCGCAAAGGATCAGGATGTCCTTATGCGAAGCTCATCAGGTGGACTGTTTTCCCTTCTTGCTCGGCAAGTGCTGAAAAAGAAAGGGATCGTTTATGGCGCTGCATTTAATGAGAATATGCACCTGGAACATATTGCCGTGGATACCGAAGATAAACTTCCTCTTCTATGCGGGTCAAAGTATCTTCAGAGCGATATTGACGGGTGTTATTTTCAGATCCAGAAGTTGTTGCAGGAAGGGCGTACCGTTTTATTCTGTGGGCTTCCCTGTCAGGTGGATGGCCTTAACTGCTATTTAGAGACAGACAATTTCGAAAGGCTGATAACAGTCGATATTTTATGTAAAGGGGTTCCATCTCCCGGTGTTTTTTCAGCTTTTATAGCTCAGCAGGAAAAGAACGTCGGCAGAAAAATAGTTAACGTTACGTTCCGCGATAAATCGTCTGGTTGGGGTAACGCCATCATGGGGATTTATTTGAGCAATGGGATCGTTATCAAGCATCCACTCACTCAAACAACCTTTGGTGCTGCCTTCTCCACCAATTTAATTATGCGTAAGAGCTGTTACCAGTGTTCTTATCGGAGTATGCATCGCGTTGGGGACATTACATTGGGTGATTTCTGGGGGATAGGCAAGGATAGTAATCTTTATGAAGCAAGGGAAAAGGGGGTTTCTTTTTTATCGATTAATACTTCAAAAGGGGAGGAGCGCTTCTCAGAAATAGGAGCGTCTATTAATTATGAATCGGCGGATATTTCCAACGCCATATCCAATAACAGTGCTCTTCGAACTTCTTATTATTCAAACAAAAAAAGAGAAGACTTTTTCAATAAATTTACGATTAATCCCCAGAAGGCATTAGCGCACTATACTGTAGCCCACCGTATGCTGGTATTCTTGAGAAACAGCTTAAAAGGTTTTAATCGGGTTTGA
- a CDS encoding DegT/DnrJ/EryC1/StrS family aminotransferase, which translates to MREIPPWPFFSADEIDAVMQVLRSGHVNYWTGEEGRRFEREFADWIGVSHAVAMANGTVALEAALHALGIGPGDEVIVTPRTFIASASCVVLQGAKPVFADIDRDSQNISVESIQKVLSPKTKAIIAVHLAGWSCNMDAILDLASQYNLKVIEDCAQAHGAKYKGKPIGSFGHASAFSFCQDKIMTTGGEGGMLLTDDDEIWSLSWAYKDHGKSYNSVYHKEHPPGFRWLHDSFGTNWRMTEMQAAIGRIQLRKLTHWVEIRRRNAAILSERFAKLDALRLTIPPPDVFHSYYKYYVFVRPERLKAGWDRDRIMNRIVEEGIPCFSGSCSEIYLEKAFMESEFQQTDRLPVAKELGATSLMFLVHPGLSPDNMTTMADVVKKVIEEASR; encoded by the coding sequence ATGAGAGAGATTCCCCCTTGGCCTTTTTTTTCTGCCGATGAAATAGATGCTGTGATGCAGGTTCTGCGGTCCGGGCATGTCAACTACTGGACGGGGGAGGAAGGTCGGCGTTTTGAGAGAGAGTTTGCTGACTGGATCGGAGTTTCACATGCCGTTGCGATGGCCAACGGAACTGTTGCTTTGGAGGCGGCACTGCATGCACTTGGTATCGGTCCTGGTGATGAGGTTATCGTAACGCCGCGCACTTTCATCGCTTCGGCTAGCTGTGTTGTACTCCAGGGTGCGAAACCTGTGTTTGCTGATATCGATCGAGACAGTCAGAATATTTCTGTAGAATCAATTCAGAAAGTGCTCTCACCGAAGACAAAGGCGATTATTGCCGTCCATCTTGCCGGATGGTCCTGCAATATGGACGCAATTCTAGATTTGGCCAGTCAGTATAATCTCAAAGTGATTGAGGATTGTGCCCAGGCGCACGGTGCGAAGTACAAAGGAAAGCCCATTGGATCATTCGGCCATGCATCGGCATTTTCTTTCTGTCAAGACAAGATTATGACGACAGGCGGCGAGGGAGGGATGCTCTTGACAGATGACGATGAGATCTGGTCCCTGTCGTGGGCTTATAAAGATCATGGTAAAAGTTACAATAGCGTTTACCATAAGGAACATCCCCCGGGATTCCGCTGGCTCCATGACAGCTTCGGGACGAACTGGCGCATGACGGAGATGCAGGCAGCCATCGGTCGTATTCAGTTACGGAAATTAACCCACTGGGTAGAAATCCGACGACGCAATGCTGCGATTCTTTCGGAACGGTTTGCGAAACTAGATGCCTTACGCCTAACGATCCCGCCGCCAGACGTTTTTCATTCCTATTATAAATACTACGTTTTTGTACGTCCGGAGAGATTGAAAGCTGGATGGGATCGGGACCGGATCATGAATCGAATTGTGGAGGAGGGCATCCCCTGCTTTAGCGGGAGTTGCAGTGAGATTTATCTGGAGAAAGCCTTTATGGAAAGCGAATTTCAGCAGACGGACAGGCTTCCTGTGGCGAAAGAACTTGGGGCGACCAGTCTGATGTTTCTCGTTCACCCCGGCCTTTCT
- a CDS encoding NeuD/PglB/VioB family sugar acetyltransferase codes for MSMNQIAVYGAGGFGREVACTANSAMSDGESVEVVCFIDDDEAVSGTLLNDLEVLTLKQAKEKYPAARVVSGLGVPKMREATIEKARAAGFDFATLVHRRTEMSKWIEVGEGTIICAGNILTTNIVLGKHVQINLHCTIGHDVVIDDYVTLAPGVHVSGYVHIGKRAYIGTGAVIIGGTRNNPLTIGDDVIIGAGACVTKSIGYRKWEESPPALYKKEAEGDRFEGWTFPEIEEGVLTKYNWLVQNLKNFSLGFKTDIGAFTYINAKYGVTIEDFVQVGSHCSIYSTSTIDNKKGPVVLKRNCRVGSHSVIMPGVTVGENAVIGACSFVNVDIPANVVAMGIPARITRVLKEP; via the coding sequence ATGAGTATGAATCAAATCGCTGTTTATGGGGCTGGTGGGTTCGGTCGGGAAGTGGCATGTACAGCAAATTCTGCCATGAGCGATGGGGAAAGTGTCGAAGTCGTCTGTTTTATTGATGATGACGAAGCGGTTTCTGGAACACTGTTGAATGATCTTGAAGTATTGACCCTTAAACAGGCAAAAGAGAAATATCCGGCTGCGCGCGTGGTTAGTGGCCTCGGCGTGCCGAAAATGCGCGAAGCCACGATAGAAAAAGCCCGTGCTGCCGGCTTCGACTTTGCGACGCTGGTTCATCGGCGAACTGAGATGTCAAAATGGATTGAAGTCGGGGAAGGGACGATCATCTGTGCTGGAAATATCCTGACGACAAACATTGTTTTAGGAAAGCATGTACAGATCAATCTACACTGTACGATCGGCCATGACGTGGTGATTGATGATTATGTCACTCTTGCTCCCGGGGTGCATGTGTCCGGCTATGTGCACATTGGTAAACGGGCGTATATTGGTACCGGTGCCGTGATTATCGGCGGCACGCGGAACAATCCCCTTACCATTGGCGATGATGTGATCATAGGAGCTGGAGCGTGCGTAACAAAATCTATAGGTTACAGAAAATGGGAGGAGTCCCCGCCCGCCCTTTACAAGAAAGAGGCGGAAGGAGATCGTTTTGAAGGCTGGACGTTTCCTGAAATCGAAGAAGGCGTACTGACCAAATACAACTGGCTTGTTCAGAATTTAAAGAATTTTTCCCTCGGTTTCAAAACAGATATTGGGGCCTTTACTTATATCAATGCGAAATATGGCGTTACCATTGAAGATTTCGTTCAGGTTGGTTCTCATTGCTCCATTTACTCCACTTCAACAATCGACAATAAAAAGGGTCCGGTTGTGTTGAAGAGGAACTGCCGAGTTGGATCTCACAGTGTAATCATGCCTGGGGTAACGGTAGGGGAAAATGCCGTGATCGGAGCGTGCAGTTTTGTGAATGTAGATATTCCAGCTAATGTCGTTGCTATGGGGATACCGGCAAGGATTACAAGAGTCTTAAAGGAACCGTAA
- a CDS encoding sugar transferase, whose amino-acid sequence MLKKAGLKKNSVYQKTGKRILDLVVVIPSLIVLAPLLAIIGEIVRVKLGEPRLFRQCRPGIHGKPFTTYKFRTMTDARDTAGNLLPDAERLTAFGSFLRSTSLDELPELWNVLKGEMSLVGPRPLLMIYLDRYTEEQARRHEVRPGITGWAQINGRNALSWEDKFKLDVWYVEHVSFWLDIRIIVMTIWKILKRDGINQPGQVTMEEFNPHDDKKELLV is encoded by the coding sequence TTGTTAAAGAAGGCAGGACTGAAAAAAAATAGCGTTTATCAAAAAACTGGCAAGCGCATCCTTGATCTGGTGGTGGTGATCCCATCCTTGATCGTGTTAGCTCCGCTGTTAGCAATCATCGGTGAAATTGTTCGTGTAAAATTGGGTGAGCCTAGGCTATTCAGGCAATGCCGTCCTGGTATTCATGGTAAACCCTTTACAACTTACAAGTTCCGCACCATGACGGATGCGCGGGACACCGCTGGCAACCTTCTGCCAGATGCCGAGCGTCTAACAGCTTTCGGAAGTTTTTTGAGAAGCACAAGCCTGGATGAGCTACCGGAGTTGTGGAATGTACTGAAAGGTGAAATGAGTTTGGTCGGACCGCGGCCGCTCTTGATGATTTATTTGGATCGTTACACTGAAGAGCAGGCACGGCGTCATGAGGTGCGGCCGGGGATCACCGGTTGGGCGCAGATCAATGGGCGTAACGCCCTGAGCTGGGAAGATAAGTTCAAACTGGATGTCTGGTATGTTGAACATGTTTCGTTTTGGCTGGATATTCGGATCATCGTCATGACGATTTGGAAAATCCTGAAGCGTGATGGAATCAATCAACCGGGACAAGTTACGATGGAAGAATTTAATCCTCATGACGACAAGAAAGAACTTCTTGTATGA
- a CDS encoding glycosyltransferase family 4 protein, which translates to MRIIYLHQYFTTPEKAGGTRSYEMARRLVAAGHEVHMVTTWREPIKKADWFDTVEAGIQVHWLPVPYSNYMNYNDRIRSFIRFAWSSAKKAASLPGDVVFATSTPLTIALPAVYAAHRKRIPMVFEVRDLWPEIPIVMKAIKGRIPIRLAYRLERFAYDHSAAVVALSPGMRDGVARRGYREKDIHIIPNSCDLDLFQVPKDAGENFRSKYEWLGDRPLVVYTGAFGRINGVSYFANLAAEIQDLAPEVRFLSVGDGYEYSLVESLAKKLGILNKNFVMMQAIPKNEIPALLSAATMATSFVINLPEMWSNSANKFFDALAAGRPIAINYGGWQADLIEKADSGIVLPPDDIPQAAKRLVNALNDKKWLDNARAASANLAKTQFDRNRLAKQLESVLAEVFKRKRIMKS; encoded by the coding sequence ATGCGTATAATCTACTTGCACCAGTATTTTACCACTCCAGAAAAGGCAGGTGGAACACGATCTTATGAAATGGCGCGTCGATTGGTCGCAGCTGGCCATGAAGTGCATATGGTTACTACGTGGCGGGAGCCCATAAAAAAAGCAGACTGGTTTGATACGGTTGAGGCTGGTATTCAGGTACACTGGCTGCCGGTACCATATTCAAATTATATGAATTACAATGACCGTATTCGTTCTTTCATTCGGTTCGCATGGTCCTCTGCGAAAAAAGCGGCTTCTCTGCCTGGGGATGTCGTTTTTGCCACCAGCACGCCCTTGACCATTGCCCTGCCTGCCGTCTATGCGGCACACCGTAAACGGATCCCCATGGTTTTTGAAGTCCGGGATCTCTGGCCGGAGATCCCGATCGTCATGAAGGCGATCAAGGGCAGAATACCCATTCGATTGGCTTATCGCCTGGAACGATTTGCTTATGATCATTCCGCCGCCGTTGTGGCATTGTCCCCCGGCATGAGGGACGGTGTTGCCCGTCGTGGCTATCGGGAAAAGGATATCCATATCATTCCCAACAGCTGTGATCTGGATCTCTTTCAAGTACCCAAAGATGCTGGCGAAAATTTTCGATCAAAGTATGAATGGTTGGGTGATCGGCCCTTGGTCGTATATACGGGTGCTTTCGGCCGTATTAACGGGGTTTCGTATTTTGCCAATTTAGCGGCTGAGATACAGGATCTTGCACCGGAGGTGCGCTTTCTGTCTGTCGGTGACGGGTATGAGTATAGCCTTGTTGAGTCATTGGCAAAAAAACTGGGCATTCTCAATAAAAATTTCGTCATGATGCAGGCTATTCCTAAGAATGAAATACCGGCCTTGTTATCGGCAGCGACAATGGCGACATCGTTTGTTATTAATCTTCCCGAGATGTGGTCCAATTCTGCAAATAAGTTTTTTGATGCCCTTGCGGCCGGTCGTCCCATCGCGATTAATTATGGCGGCTGGCAGGCGGATCTCATTGAAAAAGCAGATTCCGGCATTGTTTTGCCACCTGACGATATCCCCCAAGCAGCTAAACGGCTTGTCAATGCTCTGAACGATAAGAAATGGCTTGACAATGCTCGTGCTGCTTCGGCGAATTTGGCGAAAACACAATTTGACCGTAATCGGTTGGCCAAGCAGCTAGAAAGTGTTCTTGCAGAAGTTTTCAAGCGCAAAAGGATCATGAAAAGTTAA